In one Nitrososphaera viennensis EN76 genomic region, the following are encoded:
- a CDS encoding C2H2-type zinc finger protein translates to MSTASSSVRKAENRCNLCGKVFQTPELLESHKQMEHSKQSHPPAGVS, encoded by the coding sequence ATGTCTACCGCATCTTCGTCTGTCCGAAAAGCGGAGAACAGGTGCAACCTGTGCGGCAAGGTTTTCCAGACGCCGGAGCTTTTAGAATCGCACAAGCAAATGGAGCACAGCAAGCAAAGCCATCCTCCAGCAGGCGTGAGCTAA
- a CDS encoding DNA-methyltransferase produces the protein MLAQEEQLTNQILLGNCKDVLDRLPENSVQLTITSPPYRNAINYEMHASGSGGYYRGNAGVETSDYLNEMANIFGDRVYRVTKDGGYCCIVIANEVVNGTILPLPHMLLSRLVQPFGKWQLHEEIIWHKVTGGTNRYGSFVLNPYPKYYRANVMHEFILVLRKGDVNSGRQRKEALPATHEEWTKEIANSVWHIAPVPPGYIDHPCPYPEEIPYRLMKVYSYKGDVVLDPFNGSGQTTKVAHHFGRRYIGIDMVKEYVELARSRIESEPIHIRNEALIANWKKIPSSHHYRA, from the coding sequence ATGCTCGCTCAGGAAGAACAACTGACAAACCAGATACTTCTCGGAAACTGCAAGGACGTTTTGGACAGGCTTCCTGAGAATTCGGTCCAGCTGACGATAACGTCGCCTCCTTACAGAAACGCCATCAACTACGAGATGCACGCGTCCGGGAGCGGAGGTTACTACCGTGGAAACGCCGGCGTCGAGACAAGCGACTACCTGAACGAAATGGCCAACATCTTTGGTGACAGGGTCTACCGCGTCACAAAGGACGGCGGCTACTGCTGCATAGTGATTGCAAACGAGGTCGTAAACGGCACGATACTCCCGCTGCCGCACATGCTCCTTTCAAGGCTGGTCCAGCCTTTTGGCAAGTGGCAGCTGCACGAGGAGATAATCTGGCACAAGGTCACGGGCGGCACAAACCGCTACGGCTCGTTCGTCCTCAACCCGTACCCGAAGTACTACCGCGCAAACGTCATGCACGAGTTCATACTCGTTCTGAGAAAGGGCGACGTCAACAGCGGGAGGCAGCGCAAAGAGGCGCTCCCTGCAACGCACGAGGAATGGACCAAAGAGATCGCAAACTCGGTGTGGCACATAGCCCCGGTCCCGCCGGGATACATCGACCACCCGTGCCCGTACCCTGAAGAGATACCGTACCGCCTCATGAAGGTCTACTCGTACAAGGGCGACGTCGTACTCGACCCGTTCAACGGGAGCGGCCAGACGACCAAGGTGGCGCACCACTTTGGCAGGCGCTACATCGGGATTGACATGGTAAAAGAGTACGTCGAGCTTGCGCGCTCGCGGATAGAAAGCGAGCCCATACACATACGCAACGAAGCCCTCATAGCCAACTGGAAAAAGATACCGTCGTCGCACCACTACCGGGCTTAG
- a CDS encoding 3-dehydroquinate synthase II: protein MVEAAAKSKELIVRPTVAKAGLEKFLSKLKNVSMLNADPKIVAGKNFKTIFESNDADLVICRTFDEMKAAKTAGKTFGYYKKVLSNADVDEIERASQAGASFVVVDANDWKIIPLENIIAKLHKSRTKVYTTASSSKEVKTMFSVLELGVDGVILSTDSEDEVEKAGQQLSTVRFPIKVARITEVKDVGTGERVCVDTASMMGMGEGMLIGSRSNFMLLVHNESVGSSFTSPRPFRVNAGAVYCYTITPDGNTRYLSELESGAEVWIVNREGQSRRATVGRSKIETRPLRLLRAEIEGETGTVILQNAETIRLMKPDGKLLSVTEVKPGDEVMGYAKPASGRHFGMEVDEYIVEK, encoded by the coding sequence TTGGTTGAGGCGGCAGCAAAGAGCAAAGAGCTTATCGTAAGGCCGACGGTCGCAAAGGCCGGGCTTGAGAAATTTTTGTCAAAGCTAAAGAACGTCAGCATGCTAAACGCCGACCCAAAGATTGTGGCCGGCAAGAACTTCAAGACGATATTCGAGTCAAACGACGCCGACCTCGTAATATGCAGGACTTTTGACGAGATGAAGGCGGCCAAGACCGCAGGCAAGACCTTTGGCTACTACAAGAAGGTGCTGAGCAACGCCGACGTCGACGAGATCGAGCGCGCGTCGCAGGCCGGAGCCTCGTTTGTCGTCGTGGACGCAAACGACTGGAAGATAATCCCGCTTGAGAACATTATTGCGAAGCTGCACAAGTCCAGAACCAAGGTCTATACCACCGCGTCATCGTCAAAGGAGGTCAAGACCATGTTCTCTGTGCTGGAGCTAGGGGTCGACGGGGTCATACTCTCGACTGACAGCGAGGATGAAGTGGAAAAGGCAGGCCAGCAGCTCTCGACCGTCCGGTTCCCGATAAAGGTCGCCAGGATCACCGAGGTAAAGGACGTGGGCACTGGCGAGCGCGTCTGCGTCGACACGGCCTCGATGATGGGGATGGGCGAGGGGATGCTCATCGGAAGCAGGTCCAACTTTATGCTGCTTGTTCACAACGAGTCGGTCGGCTCTTCGTTTACCTCGCCAAGGCCGTTTCGCGTAAACGCCGGCGCCGTCTATTGCTACACGATAACGCCTGACGGCAACACCCGCTACCTCTCGGAGCTAGAGTCCGGGGCAGAGGTGTGGATAGTCAACAGGGAAGGCCAGTCAAGGCGCGCAACGGTCGGCAGGTCAAAGATAGAGACGCGCCCTCTGCGCCTCTTGCGCGCAGAGATCGAGGGCGAGACGGGAACGGTCATACTGCAGAATGCCGAGACGATACGCCTGATGAAGCCGGACGGAAAACTGCTCTCTGTGACCGAGGTCAAGCCCGGAGACGAGGTCATGGGCTACGCCAAGCCTGCAAGCGGCAGGCACTTTGGCATGGAAGTGGACGAGTACATCGTCGAAAAGTAG
- a CDS encoding 2-amino-3,7-dideoxy-D-threo-hept-6-ulosonate synthase, protein MVFGRDVRLGRILKDGKMLCIPMDHGISNGPIRGLEDAHGMIYQCENAGLTCVLVNKGIVKTMPRPTSIGLIVHFSGSTSLGPAPNRKVLMGSVEEALRLGADAVSLHINIGAKEEPEMLQKLGMIADKCDEWSVPLVAMMYPRGEGIKNPHDPEIVAHAARVGAEAGADIVKAVYTGDVDSFKKVVKSVPVPLVIAGGPKATTDLEILEMCAGAMKAGAKGVTFGRNIFQHKNPPAMVRALHKVIFEGKSAKEAAKQLG, encoded by the coding sequence ATGGTGTTTGGCAGGGACGTAAGGCTCGGCAGAATTCTAAAGGACGGCAAGATGCTGTGCATCCCGATGGACCACGGGATAAGCAACGGGCCAATAAGGGGCCTTGAGGACGCCCACGGCATGATTTACCAGTGCGAAAACGCCGGTCTCACCTGCGTTCTTGTCAACAAGGGCATCGTCAAGACGATGCCAAGGCCGACAAGCATAGGCCTCATAGTTCATTTCTCTGGAAGCACATCGCTTGGCCCGGCGCCAAACCGCAAGGTGCTCATGGGAAGCGTCGAAGAGGCGTTGAGGCTTGGAGCCGACGCAGTCTCGCTCCACATCAACATCGGCGCCAAGGAGGAGCCAGAGATGCTCCAGAAACTCGGCATGATCGCCGACAAGTGCGACGAGTGGAGCGTCCCCCTCGTGGCAATGATGTACCCCCGCGGCGAGGGGATAAAGAACCCCCACGACCCCGAGATCGTGGCACACGCCGCAAGGGTCGGGGCAGAGGCAGGCGCCGACATTGTCAAGGCCGTTTACACTGGCGACGTCGATTCGTTCAAAAAAGTTGTAAAAAGCGTCCCCGTGCCGCTTGTAATAGCCGGCGGGCCAAAGGCGACTACAGACCTGGAGATACTAGAGATGTGCGCCGGCGCAATGAAGGCTGGGGCAAAGGGAGTGACCTTTGGCAGGAACATCTTCCAGCACAAGAACCCGCCTGCGATGGTACGCGCCCTGCACAAGGTGATATTTGAGGGCAAGAGCGCCAAAGAGGCTGCAAAGCAACTTGGTTGA
- a CDS encoding V4R domain-containing protein, protein MRDLRERKNNSNDNDADDAAVAAAAAGLNPYFHFDSQSKQIKDAVFNCRGIIINERFWNRIRDELMDLTKEAGPVILYQLGLSYGLEVGIQGKEAVKDSVAAINFLEYYGLLAGWGRFETSKLRLTQGQLSGPAVVKVFDNFFAYSPQNNSGNPGCFFVSGLLAGISDGLFGGHHNCLEEQCISAGSKCCQFVVARTSLY, encoded by the coding sequence GTGCGAGATCTGCGGGAAAGAAAGAACAATTCTAACGATAATGATGCTGACGATGCAGCGGTGGCCGCAGCTGCTGCGGGGCTGAACCCTTATTTTCATTTTGATTCACAATCCAAGCAGATCAAAGATGCAGTTTTCAACTGCAGGGGGATAATAATCAACGAAAGGTTCTGGAACCGGATCCGCGACGAGCTGATGGACCTGACAAAGGAGGCCGGCCCCGTCATACTGTACCAGCTTGGGCTGAGTTACGGGCTTGAAGTCGGCATCCAGGGAAAAGAGGCCGTAAAGGACTCTGTGGCCGCAATCAATTTTCTAGAGTATTACGGCCTGCTTGCCGGCTGGGGGCGTTTTGAGACATCCAAGTTACGGTTGACTCAGGGACAGTTAAGCGGGCCTGCCGTCGTAAAGGTGTTTGACAATTTCTTTGCATATTCTCCCCAGAATAATTCAGGAAACCCCGGCTGCTTTTTTGTTTCGGGTCTGCTGGCAGGAATCAGCGACGGATTGTTCGGCGGCCACCACAACTGCCTCGAGGAGCAATGCATTTCTGCAGGCTCGAAATGCTGCCAGTTTGTGGTTGCAAGAACATCCTTGTACTAG